The sequence GAAATGTGTTGATCAAAGAAatggagcaaaaaaaaaaacaagtgggAATGAAACATTAagtcttaaatttattttatttattgttttaacacTTTAAATCGAAATCACTTGAAAGAGTCAATTCATTAATGGTCATATCAAAtagaattcaacaaaaaaaaataccgtCACAACACaggtatattttaattaaaatattaacaaattttaatgcaaaatataGCTGGAAAGGCGCTTTTAATTCGGTTTTAAGTCCTTGGCATGATAAGTGCCAATAATATTGCCTTTTAAATCTGAAACCTTATAATACGAATTTCCAATGCGTTTTTTAACTATAGATCTTAACCATTTTGGTGCTAGTTTGGAGTTAAAATTATCTGATTTTTTGCTTTGAACGAAATTCCTCCTATACACTTCATCACCTTCATTATAGTGGACAGCTCTTGCACGCAAATTATAAGGCTTCTTGTAATTATTGTAAGctatttccaaatttgttttaacattCTTTCGTATCAACTGCAATTTGTCAGCTTGGTTCAAATTTTCTCCTTCTTCTAATCCACCTACTTTTCTTAACAACTCATAAGAACTTCCGTGGGTTATCATGGGATACCCAAATAAAACATAGTATGGAGAGTATCCAAGAGAAGTATGAAAAAGGCTTCTAAGAGCTATgcagatattatacaaatggaCATCCCATTCCCTTTGATCTTGTTTTAAATACGAGCGTATGGCAGCCAAAATGGATCGGTTGAGTCGTTCTGATGAATTGGATTGTGGACTATAAATAGCCgtgaatatttgttttatgCCATATTTGCTCAACAGATCCCTAAATTGTACCGAACGAAATTGAGTGCCATTGTCTGTAACTACATACTCTGGAACACCAAACAGACTAAATACCTTTGTTACAAGGAAATCGCAAATTTCACCCGCTGTAAACTTCTTTATAGGCTTCAATATGGGATACTTAGAAAAATGGTCCAATATTACAAATATCCCCACATGTCCTGTTTTTGATCGGGGGTATGGACCAAGAAAGTCCATATATAGCCTTTGAAAGGGGCGTTCTGATTTTATCTGATCTCCCATTAACGGTCGTAAAATAGTATTGGGAGATTTAGATTGTTTACAAACTATACATTTTCCTATAAAATCTCTCACAGTCAAAGACATTTTAGGCCAAAACAAATTTCTTCTGATTTTATCTAGTGTTTTCCCAATCCCACAATGCGAAGAGTTTGGCAACGAATGACATCTTCTAATGACTTCATTAGTCAATTCGTTTGGAACCCATAATTTCCAAGATGTTGCTTCACTATATGGGTCACCGTTAGCAAAAGTTATacgtttgtaaataaatttcccCATCACTATAAGGTCAGGAAAACTATCTTGTTTATCACAAATCGAATTCCTTAAGTTTACATATTCTGGGCTATCAAAAGCAGTAGATTCAAGATCTATTTCCGGTTGGATTTCAACGTTAGATATAGCCTCAATCGATAACCTAGAAAGAGCATCGGGTACGGTTTGCAAACTGCCTTTGCGATGGACAATGGAGAACTTAAAACCTTGTAATCTAAGAGACCAACGTGCTAAACGTCCGTTTAGGTCTGTCTGCCGCATAAGCCACTGAAGGCTTGCGTGGTCTGTAACGACTTTAAAGGTATGTCCTTCGACGTATTCTCTAAATTTCTCTATGCACTTCAAAGCAGCTAAACACTCAAGCTCTGTTATGGAGTAGTTTCTTTGTGAttgatttaatttgtatgaataGAAGGCTATTGGTCTTTCAACTCCCTCCTCATTTTCCTGAGCCAAAACACCACCAATGCCAAGAGTTGAAGCATCGCATTGGATCACAAAGGGTTTTTCAAAATTAGGTGTTATCAAAACTGGGGCAGTCGTTAAACAAGTTTTTAGCTGTGTGAAGGCTTTGTCTGCTTCATCAGTCCAAGTGAATGTCTTTGTCTTTTTCGTTAAGTCTGATATGGGAGATGTTAAGgctgaaaaattttcaataaatcgtCTATACCAACTGGCAAGACCTAAAAATTTTCGGACTTCACGGACGGACTTCGGAGGTGGTAagttttttattgcagaaatctTGTCTGGGTCGGTTTTAACTACACCATAACCTATAATATAGCCTAAATATCTAACTTCTTTTAGGCACCACTTGCATTTGCCAATATTAAGGGTTAGGCCAGCTTTTCTGAGATGATGAGCTACATCggctaataattttaaatggtcTTCAAAAGTTTGAGAAACTAGCAGGAGATcatccaaataaataaatacttgatGTCTCAAAGATGGTGGAATTACGATATCCATCAGGCGACTCATCGTCTGTGGCGCATTAGTCAACCCGAATGGCATAACACGAAACCTATACAAAGGTCTATTCGGAACTGTGAAAGCAGTCATATCACGGGAGTTAGTGGCTAATCCGATTTGCCAGAAGGCGTGTTTTAGATCCAAGGAGGTGATGAATTCTGCTTTGGGTAGACGTGATAGTATATTACTTATTTTGGGTTGGGGATAAGCATCCCTTACCGTTACCGAATTTAACCTCCTTGAATCTAAACACAATCTGACCTTTTCATTTTTTCTCACTAGAGTCACCGGACTGCTCCATGGGCAATTTGGTGGTGCGACTTCAATAATACCCATTTCTATCATTTTATCTATCTCCGCGTGTATCAGTTTTTCGATTGCCGGCGAAACTGAGAAGTACCTCTGTTTGACAGGTTTTGATCCCTTTTCCAGTTCTATTGTGTGCTCAAGTAATAAAGTTCTACCTAAACCTTCACGATCAAATGATGGAAATAAGTTGATAACATTTTCCAACTGTTTAGACATTTCCGGTGTTAAACTATGACAATTTTCCATTTCCTTGTGACAAATTTCCCTAACATCAACAATATTAGTATCtaagtttaatatattaaatgttCTCACAAAATCAATGCCCAGGTAAAGTTCGTTTTTCAAATCAGGGAtaatataaattcttaaattttttattaagctaCGAAATTCAATGTCCACATTTAAGTAACCAAATACTCGATATTGAGTACCTCCAGCTGTTGTAACAAATtcgtttaattttctataagataTATTCTTTTCTAGAAATAATTTTGCTGCAGAACCAGCAATACAACTAATCGATGCTCCTGTATCAATGAGTCCTATTAGATTCATATCTAAAATGTTTATTCTTACGTAAGGTCTCAAATCGTcatttacattttctatagcattcaaagaaatgtttataaattttctactTCTAACGACATTCTTCCAAAATGATCGCATTCTTTTAGTATTACGTTTTGGtgtcatatttttaattttggctaATGAAAATGACTCACAAAATATCTTTTTTCTAATATCATTATATCTAGAGAGCCGTTCGTGATATGGTAAGATGGTTTTAAAAACAGGTTTGTTGTTATAAATATATAGGGTGTTATCTGTGTCTGTGGTTTGGGTTGCAACTGATTTTGTCAAATCTATTTCTTTGAGCGGTAACCGCTCGTTTTCAAGTTTCCCTGGTTCTGACAGTGAGGGCAATTTGGCTTGAAAATGTTCTCTGCCCCACAACCATAGCAGAAAATCGTCCTGTCTTCCAAACAGTCAGTGAACCTATGGCCGGGTTTTCTACAGTTCCAGCAAGTCAAGTCTTTCTTTATCTCAGAAATATTCTCTAAATACTTTTCCTCCTCACTCTCATATTCCAATTCacttattcgtttttgttgttggggtctatttaagtatttttccaATTCATTATTTAGAACTTCTCTCTTCAAAACTAAATGGCGAAGTTGGGCTACTGTATGGATCTCAATGTAGAATAGTTCTTTTCTTAACTGTGGTCGTAAATTTCGTCTTAAAGTTTCAACTAAATCTATCTCTGTCAACTGATATCTCATTCTGTCACATAGTTTTAAAATGGCTGCATGATATTCATCGAAGCTCTCTCCTACTAATTGCTTACGGTCCCTTACCATTTCTCTAATGTCGTTATCAGATAGATGGTCAGCAAAACTAGATCTAAGGGCATTGGCAAGAGGTTCCCAAGTCATTTTCCTTGTTGTGCTTCGGAATCTCCAATACCACTCTTTTGCTCGTCCACATAGTAAGATGTGAAAATGATCGCATAAAAGTTGAAAATCTCCCCCTAAGTTGTCTGTAGCCAAGGCTGTAATTACATACAAAAACTTTCCAACAGGAAAGTTCGAAGAACTACCATCAAATCTAATGTTCCAGCTATTTATAACACTAGCTACTTTACTACTATTAGCAAGAGCTATAGAAGATATTGAATTGTTATTTCTACTAAGGCCTGGATCATTAAGATTAATATTTGACAAATTACTGTTATCCAAATTtggattattattttcattaatatttgcaaaattcatatttgaattttgaatgtTATGATATGAATTACGGCAAgaatttgttggaaataaatcttgTGGAAAATCTGgttgaattctatttaaattgacTTGTTCAAGCTTTTGGGACAGGTTTTCTATAGTcctgtaaattttgtttatttcgtcTTTTAGATTATTGGGAGAGTAATGATCAGGTGAATTACCTGGTGAATTACCTGTATTAATTATGGTACAATTGTTTTCGTCTAGTAAATTTGGTTCCGATTCATTAGGTGTAAAAGATAGATTTCTATTACTATCGATTTCTTGGCTTCTAGTTGCATAACGTGTCTTTTTAGTAGCACTTTTGGTTTGAGAGGGCTTAGCTTTTGGAATGGCACCTTGAGAAGCAGGTGTAATAGACGATAACCTGAATTGGGTTAATGTGGCATGATTAACAGAGTTTTTACAAATCGGACAGAATGGAGACTTTTCTATATATGGTAGTAAACAAGCTTGATGAAATGTGTGATGACATTtggttgaaattaaaatttcagaattgtCGAAAGATTTCGAACAAATAGAACAGATTGAATTAGGtgtttgtgacatttttcttttaaatttaaatttttaaatcttgtaaatattattttatattgataaaATTCGAAGTTAAGAAAACGAACGAAGGTAGTGTAGTAGTTGGTAGTGTGAAATGTGTAAATGAAATGATGAATatttaaatgagaaaacaatttctaatcaataagcatGAAGCCAAGATTGGAtaactaatttgttttaatggcaacaaaaaaaaagttatactcCAAAGAAATTGACTacaatgaaataaagattataaTGTTAACATGTTTTTCCCAAGTAGTTATTgtaaactaatataaaaatggtgattaaacatttacaaattaatatcGTTTACGGACCagaaaaaaaatggtattttatcACCATTGATCTGATTATTCCAGTAAATCCcaataaaatgtttgtgaaaataTGAAGGAGCTAGACAAATCCATATACAACAAGatgacattattaaaaaaaaatatatattttctggattgtcatgccccacgttgggcgccatctGTAATGGTAGATTGTTGCTAGAGGTGTTGTTGGTACAATTCAATTTTTTCTAGGCATAACGAAAGTCCGCACGTTCATACATAGACTAGGGCTCGCCGGATGGGTGTGGTTCTTGGCTTTCGTTATCCTAATAACTACCAACACAAAATTAGAAAACGTGctcataaaacaaaatattataactCACTTTAAATTCGGACGGACTAAAAAGGGCtatttctaatttatatttaaaacaagctAACTTCATTTACTTCACAACTACCGGATCCTT comes from Calliphora vicina chromosome 2, idCalVici1.1, whole genome shotgun sequence and encodes:
- the LOC135950397 gene encoding uncharacterized protein LOC135950397; the protein is MAGEGMDLEYLRIRLSSITPASQGAIPKAKPSQTKSATKKTRYATRSQEIDSNRNLSFTPNESEPNLLDENNCTIINTENVNDDLRPYVRINILDMNLIGLIDTGASISCIAGSAAKLFLEKNISYRKLNEFVTTAGGTQYRVFGYLNVDIEFRSLIKNLRIYIIPDLKNELYLGIDFVRTFNILNLDTNIVDVREICHKEMENCHSLTPEMSKQLENVINLFPSFDREGLGRTLLLEHTIELEKGSKPVKQRYFSVSPAIEKLIHAEIDKMIEMGIIEVAPPNCPWSSPVTLVRKNEKVRLCLDSRRLNSVTVRDAYPQPKISNILSRLPKAEFITSLDLKHAFWQIGLATNSRDMTAFTVPNRPLYRFRVMPFGLTNAPQTMSRLMDIVIPPSLRHQVFIYLDDLLLVSQTFEDHLKLLADVAHHLRKAGLTLNIGKCKWCLKEVRYLGYIIGYGVVKTDPDKISAIKNLPPPKSVREVRKFLGLASWYRRFIENFSALTSPISDLTKKTKTFTWTDEADKAFTQLKTCLTTAPVLITPNFEKPFVIQCDASTLGIGGVLAQENEEGVERPIAFYSYKLNQSQRNYSITELECLAALKCIEKFREYVEGHTFKVVTDHASLQWLMRQTDLNGRLARWSLRLQGFKFSIVHRKGSLQTVPDALSRLSIEAISNVEIQPEIDLESTAFDSPEYPIKKFTAGEICDFLVTKVFSLFGVPEYVVTDNGTQFRSVQFRDLLSKYGIKQIFTAIYSPQSNSSERLNRSILAAIRSYLKQDQREWDVHLYNICIALRSLFHTSLGYSPYYVLFGYPMITHGSSYELLRKVGGLEEGENLNQADKLQLIRKNVKTNLEIAYNNYKKPYNLRARAVHYNEGDEVYRRNFVQSKKSDNFNSKLAPKWLRSIVKKRIGNSYYKVSDLKGNIIGTYHAKDLKPN